Genomic DNA from Methanobacterium sp. Maddingley MBC34:
AGTCGTATTCTGTTTGGTTGGTTTTGTTGGCCCAGTTGGTGAGGTTTCCTGTTTTGGTTATTAGGGCTGCGAAGTTGAATTCGGCGTATTGGTTGACGTTGATGTTTCCTATGGTCCATATTCCTGTGCTGTTGTTGTATGATGGGTCGTATTGTGTCCAGATGTCGCTTCCGGGCATTTGGATGTAGTAGTCTGTTAGTATGAGGCCG
This window encodes:
- a CDS encoding repeat-containing protein (PFAM: Domain of unknown function DUF11~TIGRFAM: conserved repeat domain) — protein: SADIQVDKWVCNNSHSCAWVNPSSNYNYNDISYWLVKVTNKGPDNATGVQITDLLPSGLILTDYYIQMPGSDIWTQYDPSYNNSTGIWTIGNINVNQYAEFNFAALITKTGNLTNWANKTNQTEYD